CATGTCGCTATATCATTGATATcatatgacacttttttttttatcatgtaaaaatTTATACCAGTATTATCATGGACTGTATGATATGGCACACCCCTAGCAGAGGGCAATGAAGTCATGAGTTAAGTCTCACCTGAGCATTTCCAGTTCTTGCATATATCTGTCCATCTGTGCATCTCTATGCCTCATCTCTGCCATGATCTTTTCCTCTTGCTCCCCTGCCCTTCTTCTCTCATCCACCAGAGCCTGAGTGAGCCTGGATAGTTCACCTGATCCAAGTCGATCCAATTCAGACCGCTGCAAGTGCAGCTGTTCCAACTGAGGTGCAATTAACAGATTGCAAATGATATTAGAAGGAGGATGCAAAAACTAAGACATAGgtagtaacactttagtataaggagtaattctcactattaactagttgctttttAGCATGCTTATTGGCTGTTATTGGCTGCTActagtgcttataaagcacatattctgtatgaccatattctacatttcccaacctacccaatacctaaacttaacaactaccttactaactattaataagcagtaaatgaggggtttattgaggaaaaagtcatagttaatggtttgttaatagcaagaattgaaCCTTAATCTAAAATGTGACCACTTAGGTTTCCAATAAATGATCAAGTAATTAATAACATACCATTCTTTCTCTGTCATTTTGCAGTGCTGACAGGGCGTTTTTTAGGCTCCACACTTCTCCTTTGGAGCCACTTGGAGGAGAAGCTGGGTGACCTGTCTGGTTTACCTCATATAAACGAAGACGCAGCTCCTTGGCCTCATTGACAGCCTGATCTCTTGCATCCTGCAGAGAGGCCATGGCTTGACCAAAAGACTGATTCTGAGCTCGAAGCTGAGAGGCTGCTTCCCTCTCCTCCAGAAGCTGCTGCTCCATCATCAACAGGTCCCGCGCCAACTCTGCAACCCTTTCCTCGgctgtttcagcttcagtgcgcaGAACACCTTCCCAGCGCAGCTCCTTCAACTCTTTGCTGTGGACTGCCTGGGTCTCCTTCTCCAATTCCAAGGTCTCCTCCAAGGTGGCTATGTGCTTTCTAGCAGCTTGGAGCTGTTCCCTCAGCTTCACTACCTCGGCCCCCGGTGCATCTTGCTTATCGGCTCTAACAATCCCTTCACTAGCTTGGCTCAAGATCTCCTGCTCCAATGGAGGTATCTTTCCTTGTGCAACATCTTTTATAAGAGCCTGGATTTGGCTCTCGAggtcttctttctctctctccaggaAACTGATGCGCTCTACTTGGGTAGCAAGAATCTGCTTGTGCTGGGAGTCCTTCATAGCAAGAACCTGTTTCAGGTCATTTCTGTAGCCATGAAGTTGGGCAGCCAGTTTGGCATTCTCAGCATTCAGGTCATCCCGCTGTGACAACAAGGCTCGAATCTCCTCCTTTAAACCATTGTTTTCACCTGCAGCCTCTTGGATCAGACTGTCCTTGTCCATCATAACCTGAGAGAACATGAGACCAAGGACCAGTCAGAATTTAAAATGATAGGCTACTTTATGCAAattagtttatatttaaaaaaatataatctatTTAGAGCAACATTACCTGAAGATGTCTTTCCTCTAGCTGCTTGTATTGGCTGAGCACTCGGTCTCTGTCATCCTGCAGGGAGCCCATAGCCTTGGTAAAGGACTCAAGTTGAGCTCTGCTCTGGAAGGTGTCCTCCTCAGCCTTACGAAGCCTTTCTTCTAAACTACGCAACTCCTCTCTCTTCTTCTTCAGCTCTTTCTCTGCCATCTCAGCCCTTACATCTGCATCCTTCCTTGCCTCCTCTACAGCCTAAAAGATGAGAGgagtatatataattttatggtaTTAAATTCCCTACAGTGACATAAATGAATGTGCATGCGATTTTTCCCAaactttattttcagaaaattaagTACCTGTGTCACAGCTTGCTCTTTCTCACCCAGGAGCTCCATCTCCCTCTTCTCCTTCTCATCCAATGCTGCCTGAAGAGTGTCAGTAAGGTTCTTTGAAGATGCCAGGTCTGTTTCCAGTTGCTCCAGCCTCAAGCATAGTCTCCTTTCTTCTGTCTCCCTTTCTTTGATTACTGCACGTGCCTCATTAGCATCACTCTGAAGCTTGTCTACTGCTTCTTCTAAAGCTTTGGTCCGGTGTCGTAGTCCTTCTGCCTCTGTCTCCAGGGTAGTCAGCTGGGAACGAGTCTGGGTCAGGTTGGTCTCTACTAGAGCGAGGTTCTGCTGCAGATCCCCTCTTTCTTTCTCAAGAGCTGCAAAGCTATCATTATGTTTCTTTTCTGCCTCAGACAGCTCTAGCTGTAGGTTCTCTTCCACCTTTTGCATTCTACAAACATACAGAAATGGattatttaaaatttactttaagTAAAATTTCcagaaattgataaaaaaaaatcaaaaatacaaaaaaagaaaacaaaccttTCCAATAAACTCTGCAGCTCCCCTTTTTGGGTGGTCTCCCTCTGGAGTCGCTCAGCAAGGTCTTTAGCACGGGTCTCAGCCTCCCGAACATCAGCCTCCTTTTCTTGTAGCTCGCTATGAAAACGACTCTCCCATTGCTTGGCCTCATCCAGCACTCGATCACGGTCATCCTGCAAGGACGACATGGAGCGAGAAAAAGCAGCCAACCGAGCCAATGCTTCATCCAGACGTGCCTGCATTTTCTGGGAATGCCTGTCTGCGGCCTCGGTAATACTCCTTGCCTCAAGAGTTGCCTCTTCCTCCCTCTCCCGCTCCCGGTAAGACTTCTCCAGTCTTAATTCCATCTGTTTAAGCTCGGCTCCAAGGCGATACCTGACTTCATCCAAGGTATGCTCTGCATCTGCCTTCAGCTCAGCTTCTTTGCGCTGTACCATTTGTTCAGCAGCTATTTTGTCTGCTTGCGCCTGCTTTGCTTCTTCCAGCGCCATGTCCAATTTCCCTTTACACATCGAAAGTTCAGATGCAATACTTGTTCTGTCTTGCATAATCTTTACAATCTCCAAGCGTGCTGCATCCAGTTCTGCACTCACCTCATCTCTCCCCAAAGTCAGTGACTTAACATATTTACCCAGTTCACTTATTCTTTCCTGGTACTCAATGCAGTCTTTCTGTAACTGACGAACTTCCATTTGCTTCTCCCTTAGCAGTTCCTCAAGCTGACGTGTCCTGTTTTGACTACCGTCTTTAAACCTCTGTGCTGACTTCAACTTCTGCTCCAGCTCTCTTTGTTTGCCTGCCTCAGCCTCTGCCTCTGCTCTCTCTCGTTGTGCCTGCCTCATGTCCTCTTCCATCCTGGCTGCCTGGTCCCTCTCACTTGCCACCTCAGCTTCCAGCTCAGCCCGCTCTCTCTCCAGTCTCTCCAATTCCCTCTGCATGTCTGTGAGGCGATAGCGACTGTCAGATGCCTCTTGCTGGTAGCCTGCAATGCTTCCATTGAGCTGAGCCAGCTGGTTCATTAACCGCTCCTCCAGGTCATCTCTTTCAGTCTCTAGGCTGGCGCGAAGTTCTTGCAGTTGGGTCTCTTTCTTATAGAGCTCTTCCTTCTGGAGCCCCTCTCTTTCTGAAGACTCCTGAAGTTGTTGCTTGAAGGAAGCAAGCTCTGCATTGAGCATTGACTCTTGCTTGTTTCTGGATTCCATGTGAACTTCAAGAGCAGCTTCAAGTTCCCTTATCTTATTCTCTGCTGTTTTGAGAGAGGTTTTTAGTTCCTTGAGCCTCTCCTCTGTTTGAGCGGTCATCTCAACATTTGATTGCATCATTTGTTCAAGAGCAGTACCAATGGATTCCAATGGCTCAGTGGGATTGGCCTCTAGGGCAATACTATCACTCTGGTACTCTTGAATTTCAATTAAATCAGGACTTCTCTGCTGTGTGAAAATTTTAACCTCCTTAATGGTTTCCACAGAGCATGTGTCCAGGTTCTCACTGCCCTTTTTGTCAATGTCCTCAGCCAAGCGCAGTCTCAACTCCTCAGCTTCATGCTCCAAAAAGTTATTTTCACCcaaaacaatattataatttgttttcaaggtttcaagctCTTGTTTGACACTCTCAAGATCTTGTTTCAGCTCAGTATCTGTATGTTTGgtcaatttcttctcttcttgcTCCCTGAGCCTTTCATTGTCCTCCTCCAGATCCATTATCTTCTGATGCTTAACCTTGGCAAACTTTCTCATTTTTTCTTTCACAACATCCACCTCCTTCATAGCTTCCTCAGCTAACCTCTCAGCCTCATGTCTGGCTGCCTCATGAGCTCGTGCCTTGGCTGCTAACTCCTGCCTCTCTTGTCGAGCAGCTTCAAGCACTCGTCTCACTCGTTCAGCCTCATCACTTACATTTTCATATGACTTGAGGAGGGATTCATACTCTTCTTTCATGCTTTGCACCTTTTCTTCCAGCTGTCTGCACACCTGTTCGGATTCCTCTTTGGCACTCTCAGCCTGACGTTTACATGCAtccttctcattcaaaacaccCTCCATGACAAGTTTAAGGCTCTCACATGAGGCATGCAGACTCTGGTTTTCCAACAAAGTTCGATCCACCTCTTCAATTAACTTCTCCCTCTCTTCTCTTGACTTGTTCAGCTCCACCTCTATTAACTCCAGTTTCTGTTGTAGCTCTAATTTGATCTTCTCAGCAGCAGTCTGTTCCTCCTTTAACAGCTGTTTCTGTTTGAGCGCCTCCTTACGTGATACAAGAGCAGCCTGCAGTTTGCGTTGAAGCTGTTGGAGTTTGGCACTATTATCCTTCTCTTCTTCATCACGTTGTGGCATTTCTGCTTCCAGTTTTTTAACCTCATCTTGCTCTGCTTTAAGCCCTTCTTGTAGGGAAGCAATCAGCTGATCTTTCTCCAGTACCGTTTCCTGCATCTTAAGTAAAAGTGAACTTTGTTCGCTAAGCTGTTGGCTTAAATCAACAATCTCATCATTCTTATGTTTAAGAAACTGTTTAAATTCTTCCACTTCTGACTGAAGTGCTTTGACTGGGGACTCAGCATCTGAGATGCTTCTTTTAGCTGCTTCCCAAGCCTCATCCACCTCCACTTTCAGCTTCTCTGCATTAGCTTCGGCTCTCTGACATTTCTCCCTAAGAGCCTCCATTTCATCAGTGAGGGCATCAATCTGCCCCTCCTTTTCTCTCAAGACTTCAAGTTCTTTGCAAAGCTCTTTGAATTTGCTATCAGTGAGTGATTGAGAGGATTGGCTCTCTTGTAGGCGCACCTCCAATTCTGCACGAGCAGCTTGCTCAACTCTTAATTCCTCCTGGAGACCATTTATAATGTCCCCATGATCTTTAACCACAGGCTGTTGAGATTGCTCACCAGGTTTATGTTGTTGTGTCTTAGTCTCAGCTGAAGTAAAATCCACCCAATCATTTGTCTCTGGTTTCTCCAGATTTTGTGTAGCAGACCCAACATTCTCCTCCACATTCACACTGTTAACTTTATCTGTATCATTCTTTGATTGTAGCAGCCCCTCAAGCTCCACAATACGATTCAACAacccatttttttctctcttttcagttTGGAGGCGTTCAAAAAGGTCACTGTACTCCTCTTTCTGTTGTTTCATCTGCTCAAAATGATGGCGATCATTCTCTTGAGCTTTTACAACAGTGTCCTCATGAGCATCAGTAGATTCCTGAAGCtttttatgcaatatttcaaTGTCAGATTCCATAGACGCTATCTGTGAAAGAAGCCTATTTCTGTCCTCAGCCATCTGTGACATTTGTTGCTCATTTAGTTGTACATACCGCTCAGTCAAATGTTCTATTTCTGCACGTGACTCAGTCAATGCTTGATCTTGCTTACAGATTTTTTGTTTCAGACTTGTCAAGGTCTCTTCTTTTATATTTAAGTCATCTCTGGTCTCTTGCAACAAAACATAAAGTCTCtggatttctctctctttttccttaatttcattttttaactGAAGAGTTATTTCCTCAGTACCATCTCTTTCCTTTTCTTCCTTAATCTCAGCCTCCTTCTCAAAGTCTGCAACTTTTTTTATCAATTCTTTCCGCTGTATCAGAGCTGCCTGCAGCTTTCTCTTGACCTGTTCTCCATTTTTCTTTAAGGCAGCCATTTGAGTATTTAAGTCATCATTTTCCTTTCGTAAAGCAACAAGCTCCTCACATTCTGATGTTTTATCCTCTAGGATTTTCTGCTGGTAATCTCTGACAATCTCAAGTTCATGTACTTGCTCTTTTAGCTTTTTGACTTCACTGGACATTGTAAACCTTTCCTCACCAGCCTGGAGTAGTTTGGCAGTCATGCTTTCATTGAGTTCCATCatctcctggtctttctgtgagAGACACTTTTGTAGACCTTCCAGGTCAGTAGTCCGGTCAATGAGAGCAGCTTTTGCTATATCAGCCTGGTGAGAAACCTGGACTAACCTGCCCTCCATATCCACAAGCTTCTGTTCCAGTTCGGAGGAAGTGAGCTCTCTGTCCTCTAGTTGAGCAGCAAGCATTCTAGCTTGTCCTTCTTGATCAACACGTCTTTGATGGACTTCATCAAGGCTTGCCTGTAAGGCTTTCATCTTATCATCTATAGAGAAAGCCTCTTCCTGCAAGTTTTCAAACTGCTCTGCAACATTTTGCCTATCTATTTTTTCTCGCTCAAACAATGCCTTAACTTCGATCAGCTCTTTCTCATATATATGTGCCTTGCACTGAACCTCATTTTTGGAATCTGTGAGAGACTTAAGTTCTTCCTCGAGCTGGAATACTCTCTCCTGTGATTGTAAAGCTGTGTCTTTAAACTGCTGAAGCTCTCCCAGAAGTTCACTATATCTTTTCTGAATCTCAACTGCTAAGACCTGTGCAAAAGCCTGACCGGTGTTTGAATCTGTATTTAGCAGGCTTCCCTCCTGTTGACCAAGACGTATCTGTACAGTTTCACGGATAACTAAAGATGGTGATTCAATATCAACTAAGCAGCTAGTTGATGCAACATGCTTTTCGCGGGTCTCTTCCCAAGATTGTGTCGATAAGCGTAATGAGGCAAAGTCCTGAATTTGGGGCGCCCACTCTTGAGTCCCATCTTGGTTGACTGCCTCCAGAAGAGTCCAGCTACTATGAGCCACCTCTGAGTCACTGCTTGTCACCATCTCATCTGAGGAGGTACCCTTTGATTCTCCAGGAGACACAGGCTGGGGTGCTATAACCTCAGGACTACTCTCATTGCCAGCAGAAACAGACAGAACCGATGTGTCAACTGCCACAAGtgtcatctcttcctcttttgtGCCCTCAAGAACCTCAGATAGAGCTGTAGAGTTGTCATGCAAACAAGCAATGTCCTCTCTGCTTTGGCTGTCAGCACGTTCCTCCTCTGAAGTAGTTTTGCCTGTAGTGAGTGACAGTTTTTCTTTGAGATCAAAGAGTTCCTTTTCTCTGTCTGCAagctgctgctcaagaaacagtacCCGATCAGACTGAAATTTGTATTCTGAACTATGTGCATCTCCACTGTTATCTGTGGGTAGCAtttgtgagaagaaaaaaataattatgagataaccctgtgaaaatcatcaaataacaaaaaattaaacaGGCAA
The DNA window shown above is from Carassius carassius chromosome 26, fCarCar2.1, whole genome shotgun sequence and carries:
- the LOC132105873 gene encoding golgin subfamily B member 1-like isoform X5, producing the protein MFSRLTQGVSSVLQELSGEDRSDGDFQDGPVPQPRPDAEASLEDTEGSEEVLERLAQTEQLVVQLKELIREKDGQLASTEKKLKEEKEQAEVKFTKLKLQAKAKTAALNKQLNELKGKEALNSSQNSESSFQMAPEMEEELQQLKEKLSQAESANKSLQHQLWEAEQRVREEGHAEQVRILQTVVREKDVRFQEQILKHEQELLNLTQVSNDLDLQQALRVSQQRIEELEESLRSRSEVLEMLQQELNSADQQKQILTAQFRQMELELAEARRLREEERQQWAMRAEEELQALRARLEASGNEREQTVNSLNNELLKKTTEMDEMRAKLESAEREKVERLEKLKDKENAFEAELAKMKACLEARLESSESEREQIISTLNISVTQLNAELLKKTTELDEMRAKLESGEREKEEMLEIMRARKSAFEAELTNLKVSLETRLEASEKERDQNISALNAELLNKTAEVDEIRAKLESGQREKEEMLEKMKERESSFEAERTNLKVSLETRLETSEMERDQNISALNAELLKKKAEMDELRTKLESEEREKEEMLEKLKHKENAFEAELAKMKACLEARLETSESEREQIISTLNISVTQLNAEFLKKTTELDEMKAKLESGQREKEEMLEKIKERESSFEAELTNLKVSLETRLETLENERNQNISALNAELLKKGAEVDEMRAKLESEEREKEEMLEKLKERESSFEAELTNLKVSLETKLETLENERNQNISALNAELVKQTTEVDEIKAKLESEEREKEEMLEKIKGKECAFEAELAKMKACLEARLETSESEREQIISTLNISVTQLNAELLKKTTELDEMRAKLESGEREKEEMLEKIRERESAFEAELTNLKVSLETRLEASEKERDQNISALNAELVKKTAETDELRAKLESGEREKEEILEKFKERETSFEAELTNLKVSLETRLETSEMERDQNISALNAELLKKTAEMDELRAKLESEEREKNEMLEKLKHKENAFEAELAKMKACLEARLEFTESEKEQTISALNTELLKKTAEVDEIRAKFESGQRENEEMLEKIKERECAFEAELTKIKESLETRLEMLENESDQNISALNSELLKKTTEIDEMRAKLESAERKKEEMLEKLKDKENAFEAELAKMKACLEARLETSESEREQIISTLNINVTQLNAELLEKTTELDEMRAKLESGEREKKEMLEKMRERECSFEAELTNLKVSLETRLETLENERNQNISALNAELLKKGAEVDEIRGKLESEEIEKNEMLENFKERETSFEAELTKMKVSLEARLETTESEKEQTISALNAELLKKTAEVDEIRGKLESGQKEKEEMLVKIRESENTFEAELTNLKVSLETRLETLENERNQNISALNAELLKKKAEMDEMRAKLESEEREKEEMLEKLKDKENAFEAELAKMKACLEARLETSESEREQIISTLNISVTQLNAELLKKTTELDEMRAKLESGEREKEEMLEKMKERESRFEAELTNLKVSLETRLETLENERNQNISALNAELLKKTAEVDEIRGKLESEKREKNKMLENFKERETSFEAELTKMKVYLEARLETTESEKEQTISALNTELLKKTAEVDEIRGKLESGQKEKKEMLVKMRESENTFEAEVTNLKVSLETRLETLENERNQNISALNAELLKKAAEVDEMRAKLESEEREKEEILEKFKERETSFDAELTNLKVSLEARLETTESEKEQTISALNAELLKTAMELDEMRAKSESEEREKNKMLEKFKERETSFAEELTNLKVSLEARMETTESEKEQTISALNAKLLKKTTEFDELREKLSDEKRESLEMLQERQIRFETELANLQACLEVAESQKEEMTKKLEVEVASRMEELHHLQEKLNEVERAREEESKNERNRLTQMENELESLRETLDANKEEQKAGLQAKDALENLWRGIQNLTTPGEAEVEISIPIDPAQFLKVLPVLEARLSNLTDEQQESQACMSQITLTLQSVQGQLDKSTAEREKAVARIQELEQQLLTVQVTGESLRDHVTDLSVRDLDRTHQDNSGDAHSSEYKFQSDRVLFLEQQLADREKELFDLKEKLSLTTGKTTSEEERADSQSREDIACLHDNSTALSEVLEGTKEEEMTLVAVDTSVLSVSAGNESSPEVIAPQPVSPGESKGTSSDEMVTSSDSEVAHSSWTLLEAVNQDGTQEWAPQIQDFASLRLSTQSWEETREKHVASTSCLVDIESPSLVIRETVQIRLGQQEGSLLNTDSNTGQAFAQVLAVEIQKRYSELLGELQQFKDTALQSQERVFQLEEELKSLTDSKNEVQCKAHIYEKELIEVKALFEREKIDRQNVAEQFENLQEEAFSIDDKMKALQASLDEVHQRRVDQEGQARMLAAQLEDRELTSSELEQKLVDMEGRLVQVSHQADIAKAALIDRTTDLEGLQKCLSQKDQEMMELNESMTAKLLQAGEERFTMSSEVKKLKEQVHELEIVRDYQQKILEDKTSECEELVALRKENDDLNTQMAALKKNGEQVKRKLQAALIQRKELIKKVADFEKEAEIKEEKERDGTEEITLQLKNEIKEKEREIQRLYVLLQETRDDLNIKEETLTSLKQKICKQDQALTESRAEIEHLTERYVQLNEQQMSQMAEDRNRLLSQIASMESDIEILHKKLQESTDAHEDTVVKAQENDRHHFEQMKQQKEEYSDLFERLQTEKREKNGLLNRIVELEGLLQSKNDTDKVNSVNVEENVGSATQNLEKPETNDWVDFTSAETKTQQHKPGEQSQQPVVKDHGDIINGLQEELRVEQAARAELEVRLQESQSSQSLTDSKFKELCKELEVLREKEGQIDALTDEMEALREKCQRAEANAEKLKVEVDEAWEAAKRSISDAESPVKALQSEVEEFKQFLKHKNDEIVDLSQQLSEQSSLLLKMQETVLEKDQLIASLQEGLKAEQDEVKKLEAEMPQRDEEEKDNSAKLQQLQRKLQAALVSRKEALKQKQLLKEEQTAAEKIKLELQQKLELIEVELNKSREEREKLIEEVDRTLLENQSLHASCESLKLVMEGVLNEKDACKRQAESAKEESEQVCRQLEEKVQSMKEEYESLLKSYENVSDEAERVRRVLEAARQERQELAAKARAHEAARHEAERLAEEAMKEVDVVKEKMRKFAKVKHQKIMDLEEDNERLREQEEKKLTKHTDTELKQDLESVKQELETLKTNYNIVLGENNFLEHEAEELRLRLAEDIDKKGSENLDTCSVETIKEVKIFTQQRSPDLIEIQEYQSDSIALEANPTEPLESIGTALEQMMQSNVEMTAQTEERLKELKTSLKTAENKIRELEAALEVHMESRNKQESMLNAELASFKQQLQESSEREGLQKEELYKKETQLQELRASLETERDDLEERLMNQLAQLNGSIAGYQQEASDSRYRLTDMQRELERLERERAELEAEVASERDQAARMEEDMRQAQRERAEAEAEAGKQRELEQKLKSAQRFKDGSQNRTRQLEELLREKQMEVRQLQKDCIEYQERISELGKYVKSLTLGRDEVSAELDAARLEIVKIMQDRTSIASELSMCKGKLDMALEEAKQAQADKIAAEQMVQRKEAELKADAEHTLDEVRYRLGAELKQMELRLEKSYREREREEEATLEARSITEAADRHSQKMQARLDEALARLAAFSRSMSSLQDDRDRVLDEAKQWESRFHSELQEKEADVREAETRAKDLAERLQRETTQKGELQSLLERMQKVEENLQLELSEAEKKHNDSFAALEKERGDLQQNLALVETNLTQTRSQLTTLETEAEGLRHRTKALEEAVDKLQSDANEARAVIKERETEERRLCLRLEQLETDLASSKNLTDTLQAALDEKEKREMELLGEKEQAVTQAVEEARKDADVRAEMAEKELKKKREELRSLEERLRKAEEDTFQSRAQLESFTKAMGSLQDDRDRVLSQYKQLEERHLQVMMDKDSLIQEAAGENNGLKEEIRALLSQRDDLNAENAKLAAQLHGYRNDLKQVLAMKDSQHKQILATQVERISFLEREKEDLESQIQALIKDVAQGKIPPLEQEILSQASEGIVRADKQDAPGAEVVKLREQLQAARKHIATLEETLELEKETQAVHSKELKELRWEGVLRTEAETAEERVAELARDLLMMEQQLLEEREAASQLRAQNQSFGQAMASLQDARDQAVNEAKELRLRLYEVNQTGHPASPPSGSKGEVWSLKNALSALQNDRERMLEQLHLQRSELDRLGSGELSRLTQALVDERRRAGEQEEKIMAEMRHRDAQMDRYMQELEMLRLEKMDWQSQAELLKQQTLTTLSERDQQVRHLTAMLEEARTLKLRLEHTQRQGSLAVDAAPGGPLEHNEGYKAECIELQRRLDEESEQRLRVEEQLIAAQDRLKRYTHGEWQTASDAMMSETAVLIEPPEGAVTRTRSGGPGLLRMLRVAFCSRQRTPLLVSLYLLTVHVLLLLCMGGYL